A section of the Deltaproteobacteria bacterium genome encodes:
- a CDS encoding PaaI family thioesterase, translated as MSESKTPETGDWPFHDDMPPGREARQLERANTAPFLKLIGARVEAVRKDWARMAIDYRPDLNQPAGIMHGGVHATLVDTAVAQAIVTTIKPGFQMVTIHLDTKYFKPTASGTLIAEGTIIRKGKRVVHGEVSVTNQKGELVAQGWCVYAIVKARPEETAGVAK; from the coding sequence ATGAGCGAAAGCAAGACCCCGGAAACCGGTGACTGGCCCTTCCACGACGATATGCCGCCCGGCCGCGAGGCCCGCCAGCTTGAGCGCGCCAACACCGCGCCGTTCCTGAAACTGATCGGCGCCCGCGTGGAAGCCGTCCGCAAGGACTGGGCGCGGATGGCCATCGATTACCGGCCGGACCTGAACCAGCCAGCGGGGATCATGCACGGCGGCGTGCACGCCACGCTGGTGGATACGGCAGTTGCCCAGGCAATCGTCACGACGATCAAGCCGGGCTTCCAGATGGTGACGATCCACCTCGATACCAAATATTTCAAGCCCACCGCGTCGGGAACCCTCATCGCCGAGGGGACAATCATCCGCAAGGGCAAGCGCGTCGTGCATGGCGAAGTCTCGGTGACGAACCAGAAGGGCGAACTGGTTGCACAGGGCTGGTGCGTCTATGCCATCGTGAAAGCCCGCCCCGAGGAAACCGCGGGCGTGGCAAAGTAG
- a CDS encoding NAD(P)-dependent oxidoreductase, whose amino-acid sequence MDLKGKKIAVTGATGFLGRYIVDTLIGHGALVVGVVRNPDRVPELKVKGVELRKADLADRDLLAEGFRGTDAVISNAALFDIANQNWEDHLRTNIDGTRNVFDAIRQSGVKRAVHVSSVAVYRGHKKPVTEDHPQHTEASRRNRATIYVISKALSEQLAWKLAAEYSISLTSVRPSAIYGAFDTNITPWIRRLMAPPVTIAPAMLHFPLVYAGDVAEGIALVLEKPEITAGKAYNLSGSDVSVWSFMDAWAEAKGKRPLLRIPIPVPINRHFDITRAATELGWQNRPFIDCLKETFAAEAGK is encoded by the coding sequence ATGGACCTGAAAGGCAAGAAGATCGCCGTTACCGGAGCTACCGGATTTCTCGGACGCTATATCGTGGATACGCTGATTGGGCACGGGGCCCTTGTGGTTGGCGTCGTGAGAAATCCGGACCGTGTGCCCGAACTGAAGGTGAAAGGTGTTGAACTCCGCAAGGCCGACCTTGCCGACCGGGACCTTCTGGCTGAAGGGTTCCGGGGGACGGATGCGGTCATCTCCAATGCCGCCCTGTTCGACATCGCCAACCAGAACTGGGAGGACCACCTCCGGACCAACATCGACGGCACGCGCAACGTGTTCGATGCGATCCGTCAGTCAGGGGTCAAACGGGCAGTGCATGTCTCGTCAGTGGCCGTCTACCGTGGCCACAAAAAGCCGGTTACCGAGGACCACCCGCAGCACACCGAAGCCAGCCGCCGCAACCGCGCCACTATCTATGTCATCTCCAAGGCCCTGTCGGAGCAGCTCGCATGGAAACTGGCCGCCGAATACAGCATCAGCCTCACCAGCGTCCGGCCGTCCGCGATCTACGGAGCGTTCGATACCAACATCACGCCCTGGATCCGGCGGCTCATGGCGCCGCCGGTCACGATCGCCCCGGCCATGCTGCATTTCCCGCTGGTCTACGCGGGCGACGTGGCCGAGGGCATCGCACTCGTACTGGAAAAGCCGGAGATCACGGCAGGAAAGGCATACAATCTTTCCGGAAGTGATGTGAGCGTATGGTCGTTCATGGACGCCTGGGCCGAGGCCAAGGGGAAGCGGCCCCTGCTCCGGATCCCGATCCCGGTGCCCATCAACCGTCATTTTGATATCACCCGCGCCGCCACTGAACTGGGCTGGCAGAACCGCCCGTTTATCGACTGTCTCAAGGAGACTTTCGCGGCGGAGGCAGGGAAATAA
- the rpiB gene encoding ribose 5-phosphate isomerase B: MKIAAGADHAGFELKAQLAEKLRSLGHEVTDFGVAAADSVDYPDYAAKVCKAVMAGETELGILVCGTGQGMAMTANRFRDIRAAVCSEPFSARMARAHNNANVLCLGARVVGAGLAGEILDTFLNTAFEGGRHERRVHKINSSSA, translated from the coding sequence ATGAAGATTGCCGCCGGAGCCGACCATGCGGGTTTTGAACTGAAGGCCCAGCTCGCCGAAAAGCTGCGATCACTCGGCCATGAGGTGACCGATTTCGGCGTCGCTGCGGCAGATTCGGTGGACTACCCCGACTACGCGGCAAAGGTCTGCAAGGCAGTCATGGCAGGCGAGACAGAACTGGGCATTCTTGTGTGCGGCACCGGACAGGGCATGGCGATGACCGCCAACCGTTTCCGCGATATCCGCGCTGCCGTCTGTTCCGAGCCCTTTTCGGCCCGTATGGCCCGTGCCCACAACAATGCCAACGTCCTGTGCCTGGGAGCACGGGTCGTGGGAGCGGGCCTTGCCGGAGAAATCCTCGACACCTTCCTCAATACCGCCTTCGAGGGCGGCCGCCACGAACGCCGAGTTCACAAGATCAACAGTTCCAGTGCCTGA
- a CDS encoding serine hydroxymethyltransferase has translation MPSLAAKPSASDTGPAIVADEARLRAQDPEIWQTLSDELARQRGQLEMIASENFTSPAVMAAVASVLTNKYAEGYPGKRYYGGCEVVDVTETLAIERAKKLFNCQFANVQPHSGSSANMEAYAALISPGDTIMGQDLSHGGHLTHGSPVNFSGSLYKVVSYQLDPQTQRLNFDLIRKAALEHKPKMIIAGASAYARLIDFAEFRKIADEIGAFLVADIAHVAGLVVTGLHPHPFPHCHIVTTTTHKTLRGPRGGLILTNDEAIAKKINSKVFPGNQGGPLMHVIAGKAVAFREALQPEFAVYAKQIISNCQALARVLLTRGIALVSGGTDNHLLLIDLSSREVTGKDVEDALGEAGITVNKNTVPYEKRSPFVTSGVRVGTAALTTRGMKEPEMEQIAGWISDVIGNPKDTARIQKIRAAVADLSARFPLYRS, from the coding sequence ATGCCCAGCCTCGCCGCCAAACCCTCCGCCAGCGATACCGGACCGGCCATCGTGGCCGACGAAGCCCGTCTCCGGGCCCAGGATCCCGAAATCTGGCAAACGCTTTCCGACGAACTGGCCCGCCAGCGCGGCCAGCTCGAGATGATTGCCTCCGAAAATTTCACCAGTCCGGCCGTCATGGCGGCCGTCGCCTCGGTGCTTACCAACAAGTACGCCGAAGGATATCCGGGGAAACGCTACTACGGCGGCTGCGAAGTGGTGGACGTGACCGAAACGCTCGCCATCGAGCGGGCCAAGAAGCTCTTCAACTGCCAGTTCGCCAACGTGCAGCCCCATTCGGGCTCATCGGCCAACATGGAAGCCTATGCCGCCCTCATCAGTCCCGGCGACACGATCATGGGGCAGGATCTCTCGCACGGAGGGCATCTCACGCATGGCTCGCCGGTGAACTTTTCCGGTTCGCTCTACAAGGTCGTCTCCTACCAGCTGGATCCGCAGACCCAGCGGCTCAACTTTGACCTGATCCGCAAGGCGGCACTCGAGCACAAGCCGAAGATGATCATTGCAGGAGCATCCGCGTACGCCCGGCTCATCGACTTCGCCGAATTCCGCAAGATCGCCGACGAGATCGGGGCATTCCTCGTGGCCGACATCGCCCATGTGGCGGGGCTTGTTGTCACGGGCCTGCACCCCCATCCGTTTCCCCATTGCCACATCGTGACCACCACGACGCACAAGACGCTCCGGGGGCCACGCGGCGGACTCATCCTCACCAACGACGAGGCGATCGCCAAGAAGATCAACTCGAAAGTATTTCCAGGCAACCAGGGCGGCCCGCTGATGCACGTTATCGCCGGCAAGGCCGTGGCGTTCAGGGAAGCCCTCCAGCCGGAATTCGCTGTCTATGCGAAACAGATCATCTCCAACTGCCAGGCGCTCGCCAGGGTGCTGCTGACGCGGGGCATCGCCCTCGTCTCCGGCGGCACAGACAACCATCTTCTGCTCATCGACCTGTCGAGCCGCGAAGTGACCGGCAAGGACGTGGAGGACGCCTTGGGAGAGGCGGGCATCACGGTGAACAAGAATACCGTTCCCTATGAAAAGCGTTCGCCGTTCGTCACTTCCGGCGTCCGCGTCGGAACGGCGGCCCTCACCACCCGGGGCATGAAGGAGCCGGAAATGGAACAGATCGCCGGGTGGATATCCGACGTGATCGGGAACCCGAAGGACACGGCCCGCATCCAGAAGATCCGTGCCGCCGTGGCGGACCTGTCAGCCCGGTTCCCGCTATACCGGTCCTGA
- a CDS encoding cytidine/deoxycytidylate deaminase family protein: MENKPPLRNTHARPDWDEYFMDMVHVVKNRSTCIRRAVGAVIVKDKQVLATGYNGQPRGAAHAAEVGCLRERLGVPSGERHELCRGLHAEQNAIIQAAYHGVAIAGAEVYCTTKPCIICTKMLINAGIQRVHYEEFYDDPLADELAAECGMEMVQYLPKDQRPSAAAEKAGVPEFRPGLTHKGETVPG, encoded by the coding sequence ATGGAGAACAAACCGCCGCTTCGCAATACCCACGCCCGGCCCGACTGGGACGAGTATTTCATGGACATGGTCCATGTGGTCAAAAACCGCTCGACCTGCATCCGGCGGGCAGTAGGGGCGGTGATCGTCAAGGACAAGCAGGTACTCGCCACCGGTTACAACGGCCAGCCCCGGGGCGCGGCCCACGCAGCCGAGGTGGGGTGTCTCCGCGAAAGGCTGGGCGTGCCGTCCGGCGAACGGCACGAACTGTGCCGCGGGCTCCATGCCGAGCAGAATGCGATCATCCAGGCCGCCTACCACGGCGTCGCCATCGCCGGGGCGGAGGTTTACTGTACCACCAAGCCATGCATCATCTGCACGAAGATGCTCATCAACGCGGGCATCCAGCGCGTCCACTACGAGGAGTTCTATGACGATCCGCTGGCCGACGAGCTGGCGGCCGAATGCGGCATGGAGATGGTCCAGTACCTTCCCAAGGACCAGCGCCCTTCCGCAGCCGCCGAAAAGGCCGGTGTGCCCGAGTTCCGGCCCGGCCTCACCCACAAGGGCGAGACTGTCCCCGGCTAG
- the nrdR gene encoding transcriptional regulator NrdR — MKCPFCGHLDTSVVDSRETPDQRQVRRRRECKSCNERFTTYETVEEILPQVVKKDGRREPWDRHKLHIGLRRACEKRPVSEEQITRLITGVEERLFEKYPREVSSQEIGEAMIAELRNLDPIAYLRYASVYRQFDDPSQFAEEVNRLLGRK; from the coding sequence GTGAAGTGTCCCTTCTGCGGTCATCTCGATACCTCGGTGGTCGATTCCCGGGAAACCCCCGACCAGCGGCAGGTCCGCCGCCGGCGCGAATGCAAATCGTGCAACGAGCGGTTCACGACCTATGAAACCGTCGAAGAAATCCTCCCACAGGTGGTGAAAAAGGATGGCCGCCGGGAGCCCTGGGACCGGCACAAGCTCCATATCGGCTTGCGGCGGGCCTGCGAAAAGCGGCCGGTCTCCGAGGAGCAGATCACCAGGCTGATTACGGGCGTCGAAGAGCGTCTTTTTGAAAAGTACCCGCGCGAGGTCAGTTCGCAGGAGATCGGCGAAGCCATGATCGCCGAACTGCGCAATCTCGACCCGATCGCCTACCTCCGCTATGCCAGCGTATACCGCCAATTCGACGACCCAAGCCAGTTCGCCGAGGAAGTGAACCGGCTGCTGGGCCGCAAGTAG
- a CDS encoding sigma-54-dependent Fis family transcriptional regulator — MSGPRILTVDDEDLIRWSLKERLSAAGYEVHEAETGARAVSQCESGVDLVLLDYQLPDTDGLTLLGKIKTLDPDILVILMTGHTSVETAVEAMKQGAYDYVNKPFNLDEIEMLVAKALETTRLRREVKALRQGVNGTYGFDQIIGESPAMHSVKELLQRIAASPGSTVLLTGESGTGKDLAAKAIHYNSSRADGPFMNITCSTIAETLLESELFGHEKGAFTDAKGQKKGLLELSHGGTVFLDEIGEISPALQAKLLRFLEDRTLKRVGGHADIRVDVRVVAATNRNLEEAVQKREFREDLYYRLRVLPVALPPLRERRGDIPLLLNFYIDRFNHEFRRNVKGVTPEALKALEAHNWPGNIREFKNAVERAMLLTTNDTLGPEDFLMLAPRQAAEPGAFRLPADGIRLEDVERDLVRQALDLAKGNQTRAAALLGMNRDQIRYRIEKFGFDKPPN, encoded by the coding sequence ATGTCCGGCCCCCGAATCCTGACCGTCGACGACGAGGATCTGATCCGCTGGTCGCTGAAGGAGCGGCTGTCGGCCGCCGGCTATGAGGTCCATGAGGCCGAGACCGGTGCCAGGGCCGTCTCCCAATGTGAATCCGGGGTGGATCTCGTGCTGCTGGATTACCAGCTACCGGATACCGACGGACTGACCCTGCTCGGAAAGATCAAGACACTTGATCCGGACATACTGGTAATCCTGATGACCGGACACACCAGTGTGGAAACCGCCGTCGAGGCGATGAAGCAGGGTGCCTACGACTACGTGAACAAGCCATTCAACCTGGACGAGATCGAAATGCTCGTTGCCAAGGCGCTGGAAACGACGCGGCTCCGGCGTGAGGTGAAGGCGCTCCGGCAGGGGGTGAACGGCACATACGGATTCGACCAGATCATCGGCGAGTCTCCCGCCATGCACTCGGTGAAGGAACTGCTCCAGCGTATTGCCGCGAGCCCCGGTTCCACGGTCCTGCTGACCGGCGAGAGCGGCACCGGCAAGGACCTTGCCGCCAAGGCGATCCACTACAACAGCAGCCGGGCCGACGGTCCGTTCATGAACATCACCTGCTCGACCATCGCCGAGACGCTGCTGGAAAGCGAGCTGTTTGGCCACGAAAAGGGGGCGTTCACCGATGCCAAGGGCCAGAAGAAGGGGCTCCTGGAACTGTCCCACGGGGGAACGGTCTTTCTGGACGAGATCGGCGAGATCAGTCCCGCCCTGCAGGCCAAGCTGCTGCGGTTCCTTGAGGACCGGACCCTGAAGCGCGTCGGCGGCCATGCCGATATCCGGGTGGACGTGCGCGTCGTCGCCGCCACCAACCGCAACCTGGAGGAAGCGGTCCAGAAGCGGGAGTTCCGTGAAGATCTCTACTACCGGCTCCGGGTTCTCCCGGTGGCCCTGCCCCCGCTCCGGGAGCGTCGCGGCGACATACCGCTCCTGCTCAACTTCTACATCGACCGGTTCAACCACGAGTTCAGACGGAACGTGAAGGGCGTAACGCCGGAAGCGCTGAAAGCGCTCGAAGCCCACAACTGGCCCGGCAATATCCGCGAGTTCAAGAATGCCGTCGAGCGGGCGATGCTGCTCACGACCAACGATACCTTGGGACCGGAGGATTTCCTCATGCTGGCACCCCGGCAGGCCGCTGAACCCGGCGCCTTCCGGCTGCCGGCCGACGGCATCCGGCTCGAAGACGTGGAGCGTGACCTGGTCCGGCAGGCCCTCGACCTTGCCAAGGGCAACCAGACCCGCGCCGCCGCCCTTCTTGGCATGAACCGGGACCAGATCCGCTACCGGATCGAGAAGTTCGGGTTCGACAAGCCGCCAAACTGA
- a CDS encoding AarF/ABC1/UbiB kinase family protein — protein sequence MRAVFTAIFLCMVLGIELVRYGWANLWITLGPRTKRRAGRLHAKGAAIARFCSNTGPTFTKIGQILSSRPDILEPEIIEELAMLQDRVPPVPFALIQKIIEGDLGGPLEKFFLQFEEKPIAAASVAQVHRAWLHDGRALAVKVQRPGMARKFESDISVLNFFAAFTSLVPGVKNLRLPEQVDEFGRALHSQLDFRGERDNNRLFAALFRDVPWVRLPAVHEELSGPRVITMEFVEGKKVPDYIRSRNAPDTELAERLYTLYLLMCIERHTLHADLHPGNLLIDNDRRIVMLDTGLVYAVPRHYAQKYMQLLLAFGTFDGHLLTRAYLADRTDIDEDRRRIIGDKTHEMTQKVLQGDVREIDLADVWQDLLALLREQAVTFDRELTLIAVTDSTFSGMARQLDPEFDFFQFMIRETARLIFEKKVLPADDPYLKEALRIQMLGGAKKVYEQKQASAAAQS from the coding sequence ATGCGAGCCGTTTTCACCGCCATTTTCCTGTGCATGGTTCTGGGAATCGAACTAGTCCGCTACGGCTGGGCGAACCTGTGGATCACGCTCGGACCCAGGACGAAGCGCCGTGCAGGCCGGCTGCACGCCAAGGGAGCAGCCATAGCCCGGTTCTGCAGCAACACAGGCCCGACCTTCACCAAGATCGGCCAGATTCTTTCAAGCCGGCCTGACATCCTGGAGCCCGAGATCATCGAAGAACTGGCCATGCTTCAGGACCGCGTACCGCCCGTGCCATTCGCACTCATCCAGAAGATTATCGAAGGCGATCTCGGCGGCCCGCTGGAAAAGTTTTTCCTGCAGTTCGAGGAAAAGCCGATCGCCGCCGCGAGCGTGGCGCAGGTCCACCGGGCCTGGCTTCACGATGGGCGTGCGCTGGCGGTAAAGGTCCAGCGGCCCGGCATGGCACGCAAGTTCGAAAGCGACATCTCCGTGCTCAACTTCTTTGCCGCGTTCACTTCGCTGGTTCCCGGCGTGAAGAACCTCCGGCTGCCCGAGCAGGTGGACGAGTTCGGACGTGCGCTTCACAGCCAGCTCGATTTCAGGGGCGAGCGGGATAACAACCGGCTTTTCGCCGCCCTGTTCCGCGACGTGCCGTGGGTACGGCTGCCCGCCGTACACGAGGAACTCTCCGGCCCCCGCGTCATCACGATGGAGTTCGTCGAGGGGAAGAAGGTTCCCGATTACATCCGGAGCCGGAACGCCCCGGACACCGAGCTGGCGGAGCGGCTGTATACCCTCTATCTGCTCATGTGCATCGAACGGCACACGCTCCATGCCGACCTGCATCCCGGCAATCTGCTCATCGACAACGACCGCCGGATCGTCATGCTCGACACGGGACTCGTTTACGCCGTCCCCCGGCACTACGCGCAGAAATACATGCAGCTGCTGCTCGCCTTCGGAACATTCGACGGCCACCTGCTCACCCGGGCCTATCTCGCCGACCGGACGGACATCGATGAAGATCGCCGCCGCATCATCGGCGACAAGACCCACGAAATGACACAGAAGGTGCTCCAGGGCGACGTGCGCGAGATCGATCTTGCCGACGTCTGGCAGGATCTTCTTGCCCTGCTCCGCGAGCAGGCGGTGACTTTCGACCGGGAACTGACATTGATTGCCGTCACGGATTCCACGTTTTCCGGCATGGCCCGGCAACTCGATCCGGAGTTCGACTTCTTCCAGTTCATGATCCGGGAGACAGCGCGCCTTATCTTCGAGAAGAAGGTTCTCCCGGCAGACGACCCGTACCTGAAGGAAGCCCTGCGTATCCAGATGCTCGGCGGCGCCAAGAAGGTTTACGAGCAGAAGCAGGCATCCGCCGCCGCACAATCCTAG
- a CDS encoding alpha/beta hydrolase: MLAVRMNEQTHPPTRHWLNLPGLRLQYLNWPGAPADAPVLLFCHGWLDLGAAWARVAPHFALQFRTYSFDFRGMGRSTWQRGGDYHFPDYVQDIAEVADHISPDQPFYLVGHSMGGMASSLYVGTFPERTVKYVNIEGLGPPDVGVSIAPDRFRRWIGEHRKFRTKRPRPYDTVEDISARLMKMYPRLAPEFARFLADEISVRDGEGKVQFAHDPVHKVMSPQPFNAEQARSFWARITCPVLCIRGGESEYDRQRYEDRAALFANGSYTVIPGAGHMVHYDQPELLAKTLGGFFSR; the protein is encoded by the coding sequence ATGCTCGCTGTCCGGATGAACGAGCAGACCCATCCCCCCACCCGTCACTGGCTGAACCTTCCGGGGCTCCGGCTCCAGTACCTCAACTGGCCGGGAGCGCCGGCTGACGCTCCGGTGCTGCTGTTCTGCCACGGCTGGCTGGACCTCGGAGCCGCCTGGGCACGGGTAGCCCCGCATTTCGCCCTGCAGTTCCGTACCTATTCGTTCGATTTCAGGGGGATGGGCCGTTCCACCTGGCAGCGGGGAGGGGACTACCACTTTCCCGACTATGTGCAGGATATCGCCGAGGTGGCTGACCACATTTCCCCTGACCAGCCGTTTTATCTGGTGGGCCATTCGATGGGTGGGATGGCATCGTCGCTGTACGTGGGCACGTTTCCGGAGCGGACCGTGAAATACGTGAATATCGAGGGGCTCGGGCCTCCGGATGTGGGCGTCTCGATTGCACCGGACCGGTTCCGGCGGTGGATCGGCGAGCACCGCAAGTTCCGCACGAAGCGTCCGCGGCCGTATGACACGGTAGAGGACATCTCTGCCCGGCTGATGAAAATGTACCCCCGGCTTGCGCCGGAGTTCGCCCGGTTCCTGGCAGACGAGATTTCGGTCCGTGATGGCGAAGGGAAGGTCCAGTTCGCCCATGATCCGGTTCACAAGGTGATGTCGCCCCAGCCGTTCAATGCCGAACAGGCCAGATCATTCTGGGCGCGGATCACTTGCCCGGTGCTCTGCATCCGGGGTGGCGAGAGCGAATACGACCGCCAGCGGTACGAGGACCGGGCGGCGCTGTTCGCAAACGGCAGCTATACGGTTATTCCCGGCGCGGGGCACATGGTCCACTACGACCAGCCGGAACTGCTTGCGAAAACGCTGGGCGGGTTTTTCAGCCGCTAG
- the gloB gene encoding hydroxyacylglutathione hydrolase: MALEIIQLPQWQDNYAYLIADPVAGEAAVVDAPEPGRIPELLKEKNWQLKAIFNTHHHPDHIGANRELIRMYPGLEIYGHQNDAGRITGMNRPVDDGDTVRLGSETAEVLFVPGHTSGHIAYRFGGDVFVGDTLFAGGCGRLFEGTAVQMHRSLSRLAALPAISRVWCAHEYTESNLRFAVTIEPGNRALAARYQKVRDQRTKGVPTVPSTIGEEKETNVFLRWDSPEIIERCRETDPGSAADPAQRFAIVRKLKDRF, from the coding sequence ATGGCCCTTGAAATCATCCAGTTGCCCCAGTGGCAGGATAACTACGCCTACCTCATTGCCGACCCCGTGGCGGGAGAGGCCGCCGTCGTGGACGCGCCGGAGCCGGGGCGGATACCGGAACTCCTGAAAGAGAAGAACTGGCAGCTCAAGGCGATCTTCAACACCCACCACCATCCGGACCACATCGGCGCCAACCGGGAGCTGATCCGGATGTATCCGGGGCTGGAAATCTACGGCCACCAGAACGACGCCGGGCGCATCACCGGAATGAACCGGCCGGTGGATGACGGCGACACCGTGAGACTGGGCAGTGAAACCGCCGAAGTCCTGTTCGTCCCCGGCCATACGTCGGGGCATATCGCCTACCGGTTCGGAGGCGACGTGTTCGTGGGCGATACGCTGTTCGCCGGTGGCTGCGGCCGGCTGTTCGAGGGCACGGCGGTCCAGATGCACCGGTCCCTCTCCCGGCTGGCCGCCCTGCCCGCCATTAGCCGCGTCTGGTGCGCCCATGAATACACGGAGAGCAATCTCCGGTTCGCCGTCACCATCGAACCTGGCAACAGGGCGCTTGCAGCCCGTTACCAGAAGGTCCGCGACCAGCGGACAAAAGGAGTCCCGACGGTCCCTTCCACCATCGGCGAGGAAAAGGAAACCAACGTCTTTCTCCGGTGGGATTCGCCCGAAATCATCGAAAGATGCCGGGAAACGGACCCCGGCTCCGCCGCCGACCCGGCGCAGCGGTTCGCCATCGTCAGGAAACTCAAGGACCGGTTCTAG
- a CDS encoding NAD(P)/FAD-dependent oxidoreductase, with the protein MPATAAPATRSRKKSASRAAEDSFDAIVIGTGMGGSACGAILAKHGFRTLILEKNPRVGGSCSWYEKDGFRIDMGTHMFIRGNKGPFGVCTKRLGMGTPIEFRRTRDIAWVRGFNIDARMPSDPRRLPVFALQVLVQSGLPLTALPSIIRMFRDIVTMPQDRIEYWDTRTIDEFMSVYTKDPFVHTLIGFLLGLYFILPTWQASAGESIWNLQHFLRDNSLSYPKGGSAIIPQTFLKGAEAHGAQVMTMAGVEKILVEDGKATGVIARGNRTFRAPVVISTSSMQDTMFRMVGKEYLSEAYAKRVQAIKGSYIAVQAKIGLKKGVTRAGCICGGYPRKIDRNQMNHETMIETFRQLESGKVAPFTPIYCPIPTNFDPGLAPPGMQLLTACAVAPTTDVELDDGPKKWIDNMLTAVYDMVPGSREQVVFEDTFSVQAIASWIGKSSGAAVTTGQTPDQVGKNRPGHRTPIRGLYMCGDAAGSRGVGTELACQSGMECADLIADERRNFLI; encoded by the coding sequence ATGCCAGCTACTGCCGCCCCGGCCACCCGGAGCCGGAAGAAGTCCGCCAGCCGCGCTGCCGAAGACAGTTTCGATGCCATCGTCATCGGTACCGGCATGGGCGGGTCGGCCTGCGGCGCGATCCTGGCAAAGCATGGATTCAGGACACTGATACTGGAAAAGAATCCCCGCGTGGGTGGGTCCTGTTCCTGGTACGAGAAGGACGGCTTCCGGATCGACATGGGAACCCACATGTTCATCCGCGGGAACAAGGGGCCGTTCGGCGTATGCACGAAACGTCTCGGCATGGGGACACCGATCGAGTTCCGGCGGACGAGGGACATCGCCTGGGTGCGAGGGTTCAACATTGACGCCCGGATGCCGTCCGATCCCCGGCGGCTTCCGGTATTCGCGCTGCAGGTGCTGGTCCAGTCGGGGCTGCCGCTGACGGCACTGCCGTCCATCATCCGCATGTTCCGTGATATCGTGACGATGCCGCAGGACCGGATCGAATACTGGGACACCCGGACCATCGACGAGTTCATGTCGGTCTATACGAAAGACCCGTTTGTCCACACGCTGATCGGGTTTCTTCTGGGGCTCTACTTCATCCTGCCCACCTGGCAGGCGTCGGCGGGGGAGTCGATCTGGAACCTCCAGCATTTTCTCCGCGACAACAGCCTGAGCTATCCGAAAGGCGGTTCGGCGATCATACCGCAGACGTTCCTGAAGGGCGCCGAGGCACACGGCGCGCAGGTGATGACGATGGCCGGTGTCGAGAAAATCCTCGTCGAGGACGGCAAGGCCACTGGCGTCATCGCCCGCGGGAACCGGACGTTCCGCGCCCCGGTCGTCATCTCCACCTCATCCATGCAGGACACCATGTTCCGCATGGTGGGGAAGGAGTATCTTTCCGAGGCCTATGCAAAACGGGTGCAGGCGATCAAGGGAAGCTACATCGCGGTGCAGGCGAAGATCGGTCTCAAAAAGGGTGTGACCCGCGCCGGGTGCATTTGCGGGGGGTACCCGCGCAAGATTGACCGGAACCAGATGAACCACGAGACGATGATTGAAACCTTCCGGCAGCTTGAAAGTGGAAAGGTCGCGCCGTTCACGCCGATCTACTGCCCGATCCCGACGAACTTCGATCCCGGTCTCGCTCCGCCGGGAATGCAGCTTCTCACCGCCTGCGCGGTCGCCCCGACGACAGACGTGGAACTGGACGACGGGCCGAAGAAGTGGATCGACAACATGCTGACGGCTGTTTACGACATGGTGCCGGGTTCCAGGGAGCAGGTGGTGTTCGAGGACACCTTCTCGGTGCAGGCAATCGCGAGCTGGATCGGAAAGTCGAGCGGCGCGGCCGTGACCACGGGCCAGACGCCCGACCAGGTGGGTAAAAACAGGCCGGGGCACCGGACTCCGATCCGTGGCCTGTACATGTGCGGAGACGCCGCCGGTTCACGCGGCGTCGGCACCGAGCTCGCCTGCCAGTCGGGGATGGAGTGCGCCGATCTCATCGCCGACGAGCGGCGGAACTTCCTGATCTAG